Genomic window (Clostridia bacterium):
CTGTTAGCGTTCAAAAGATCTTCAATTTCGGTTTCACTTAAAGTTTTGATGTTTTTAAGTTTTTCATCCAATACTCTTACATAGTAATAGTAAGACGATGAAAACAGCCTTATTACTTCTCCCAAAGGCATATCCTCATTTACCGCAATTTCTTTTATTTCCAAACCCCTTTTTATGTTTTGAGCTCTATATGTGCGGTTATATATGCGCATATACCCGTCTGTTTTGGATCCAGTAAGTGCGCATATAAAGGCAAAAATGCCTAAAATGCAAAAACTGATATTAAACTCAAAAAATATTGATACCGCAAATAACACCAAAAGCATGCTGCCCAAAATAATTCCCGTTATCCTTATGATTTTATAAGCTTTGTTTTGAGGAAATCTTTTAGACAGCAG
Coding sequences:
- a CDS encoding site-2 protease family protein, which produces IAAFGPVTNLVVAIIFTAVWWLIPASYFFTQAFVYANIVNALFNLMPVFPLDGGRIMLCLLSKRFPQNKAYKIIRITGIILGSMLLVLFAVSIFFEFNISFCILGIFAFICALTGSKTDGYMRIYNRTYRAQNIKRGLEIKEIAVNEDMPLGEVIRLFSSSYYYYVRVLDEKLKNIKTLSETEIEDLLNANSYVTPIKDALKKSKLN